In Pyxicephalus adspersus chromosome 12, UCB_Pads_2.0, whole genome shotgun sequence, a genomic segment contains:
- the CTSS gene encoding cathepsin S: MKSLVCILLAASVASSIDPALDNHWTLWKVTYNKKYEHEREDLTRRMIWEKNLKFVTLHNLEYELGVHSYTVGMNHLADMTSEEVEARLTGLVLPPRDIMKAYLGNSMNVTEKVPDSIDWREKGYVTNVKNQGSCGSCWAFSAVGALEGQLKMKTGQLVSLSPQNLVDCSTKYGNKGCNGGFMTQAFQYVIDNNGIDSDQVYPYHAMDEKCVYNPSGKAATCVKYYEVTPGEDNLKQAIATVGPVSVGIDARHASFYLYKSGVYDDPTCTQDVNHGVLAVGYGNLGGKDFWLIKNSWGETYGDQGYVRIARNRNNMCGVASYASYPKM; the protein is encoded by the exons ATGAAGTCTCTGGTGTGTATATTATTGGCGGCATCTGTAGCATCATCTATAGATCCAGCACTGGACAACCATTGGACATTATGGAAAGTCACCTACAACAAGAAATATGAGCATGAG AGAGAAGACCTGACGAGGAGAATGATATGGGAAAAGAACTTGAAGTTTGTCACACTACATAACCTTGAATATGAATTAGGGGTTCACTCATACACGGTTGGAATGAACCACCTTGCCGATATG actaGTGAAGAAGTTGAGGCTCGCCTAACTGGATTAGTACTGCCTCCCCGTGATATAATGAAGGCTTATTTAGGAAACTCCATGAATGTTACAGAAAAAGTGCCAGACTCTATAGATTGGAGGGAAAAGGGATACGTCACAAATGTCAAAAACCAG GGCTCCTGTGGATCTTGCTGGGCATTCAGTGCTGTCGGGGCTTTGGAAGGGCAGCTGAAGATGAAGACGGGACagcttgtctccctcagtcctcaGAACCTTGTTGATTGTTCTACTAAATATGGAAACAAAGGCTGCAATGGTGGATTTATGACCCAAGCTTTTCAATATGTAATTGATAACAATGGCATCGATTCTGACCAGGTTTATCCTTATCATGCTATG gatgAAAAGTGTGTGTATAACCCATCTGGAAAGGCTGCAACATGTGTGAAGTATTACGAAGTTACACCTGGTGAGGATAATCTGAAACAAGCCATAGCTACTGTTGGACCTGTATCAGTAGGAATTGATGCAAGACATGCTTCCTTTTACTTGTATAAAAGTG GTGTCTACGATGATCCAACTTGCACCCAAGACGTTAACCATGGTGTCCTTGCCGTGGGGTATGGCAACCTTGGAGGAAAGGATTTTTGGCTGATAAAAAATAG